The Pseudoliparis swirei isolate HS2019 ecotype Mariana Trench chromosome 1, NWPU_hadal_v1, whole genome shotgun sequence genome has a window encoding:
- the LOC130198446 gene encoding antifreeze protein Maxi-like yields MARFAAQAARMASLAAIQASSATSPISAEVALAANEAAEAATIAAEAAMAASAVPSSASASDILSAAAASAAAASAVVTKTEEVVADLEKLLSNGFMTEADRVEIQYALNVAKMAEETAKMAQSSLSATQSANSGSASTQAKAAKLAAAAAAAAASRVPTSATV; encoded by the exons ATGGCGAGGTTCGCAGCGCAGGCGGCACGCATGGCATCGCTGGCGGCGATACAGGCATCGTCGGCGACGTCGCCGATATCAGCGGAAGTAGCGTTGGCAGCCAATGAAGCGGCAGAGGCGGCGACCATTGCGGCGGAGGCGGCGATGGCGGCGTCTGCGGTGCCTTCTTCAGCTTCAGCATCGGACATACTttccgcggcggcggcgtctgcggcggcggcgtccgCAGTGGTCACAAAGACGGAAGAAGTGGTCGCGGACCTGGAGAAGTTACTCTCCAACGGCTTCATGACAGAAGCTGACCGTGTGGAGATACAATACGCCCTGAACGTGGCGAAGATGGCGGAGGAAACGGCAAAAATGGCGCAGTCGTCCCTGTCGGCAACGCAGAGCGCGAACTCTGGCTCGGCGTCGACGCAGGCGAAGGCGGCTAAGTTggcggcggcagcggcagcggcggcggcatCGAGAGTGCCAAC GTCAGCCACTGTCTGA